Part of the Gemmatimonadota bacterium genome, CCGCTCGAGATCGATCTTCCAGCGCGCCGCCACGCTCAGGATCATGCCCGGCTCAGGCTTTCGGCAGTAACAGCCGTCGCCGTCATCGTGCGGGCAATTCTCGATCGCATCGACCGGGATAATTGCCTGGAGCAGTGCGCCCATGGCGGACAGGCAGTCGGGTGTGAGAAGGCCCCGCGCCACATCCGGCTGGTTCGAGACCACGAAGGTCCGGAAACCTGCGCTGCGCAGCCGGCAGATGGCGTCCGCCGCATCCTCGTGCAGCCGGAATTCATCGAGAGAGCGGGGAGAGTTGGGCCGGCCGTCCCGGAACACGACCTGGTTGATGACGCCATCGCGATCCAGGAATACGGCCGGGGCGGCCGGGGCCATGCCCTCGCCGTTGCGGCTCCCCACCAGCGGCCGAGCGCCGGGCAGCTCAGGATCCAACAGGGGCGGCATTCAACTCGATGACCTGGCCAGTCGACGCCGAGCGGTACAGCGCGTCCACCATGCGCATCGCCTCGAGGGCCTCGCCGATCCAATCGCTCCTCGCGCTCCCCTGCTCGACTGCCCGGACGAAGTCCGCCCACTCTGCTTGCCAGGAGACGTCGGGACCGGCAAACGTCTGCTCAGCACAGTCAGGGAGCCCGCCCTGGGCACGGCGGCGCAGATGAATCAAGCGCTCGACGCCGTAGCTGCCACCCAGCCCCTCCACGTAGATGGCACCGGCACGGCCGTGCACCTCGAAGGCAAAGAGGTTCTTCCACTGCGTCATGCTGACGTGCAACTGGGCGACGACGCCG contains:
- a CDS encoding HAD family hydrolase, which produces MPPLLDPELPGARPLVGSRNGEGMAPAAPAVFLDRDGVINQVVFRDGRPNSPRSLDEFRLHEDAADAICRLRSAGFRTFVVSNQPDVARGLLTPDCLSAMGALLQAIIPVDAIENCPHDDGDGCYCRKPEPGMILSVAARWKIDLERSYVVGDSWKDVAAGRAAGCRTVLLRRAYNQGTQADHEVRDLGEAARLIIQRAGLA